The following are encoded together in the Bombus fervidus isolate BK054 chromosome 10, iyBomFerv1, whole genome shotgun sequence genome:
- the LOC139991333 gene encoding uncharacterized protein isoform X2 → MHMQKLVGCLQNKGCPQFLDGDIVWTGEKTVAEYVSTRRSKEHERVTESKILGDARRGRNVGCRKSGDVPFPRFGGTDSNSTRISRSLRSCGIRKEDDSWSAPVARNRVSICPPVPSVGRQGLTSCSAINRAAAVASFYSSFRSHLLFNFIFSAHHLRYPSAICYLGAAQGQRKKENENLEPIVNGVE, encoded by the exons AGGATGTCCCCAATTTCTGGATGGAGATATAGTTTGGACGGGAGAGAAAACGGTTGCAGAGTACGTATCGACACGTCGATCAAAGGAGCACGAAAGAGTGACGGAAAGCAAAATCCTCGGCGATGCCCGACGTGGCCGGAATGTGGGATGTAGAAAAAGTGGTGACGTCCCTTTCCCCCGCTTTGGCGGTACCGATAGCAACAGCACGAGGATATCGCGGAGTTTGCGTTCCTGCGGGATCAGGAAAGAGGACGACTCTTGGTCAGCACCTGTAGCACGTAACCGTGTGTCCATCTGTCCACCCGTACCATCGGTGGGAAGGCAAGGCCTGACTTCTTGCAGCGCAATCAATCGAGCCGCCGCCGTTGCCAGTTTCTATTCCTCTTTTCGTTCCCATCTTCTCTTCAACTTCATCTTTTCCGCTCACCACCTTCGATATCCCTCCGCTATCTGCTATCTAG GTGCAGCACAGGgacagaggaaaaaagagaacgagAACCTTGAACCAATCGTAAATGGCGTGGAGTGA